One stretch of Actinomycetota bacterium DNA includes these proteins:
- a CDS encoding ribosomal-protein-alanine N-acetyltransferase, whose product MARAPAEPPPYPSPIVLSPMRRRHVRDVLGIERSVYPRPWSAALFFSELAQRTSRHYLVAYSGKTLVGYGGLMCHLDEGHITTLA is encoded by the coding sequence ATGGCGCGAGCACCGGCCGAACCGCCCCCCTACCCGTCTCCGATCGTGCTGTCGCCGATGCGGCGCCGGCACGTCCGGGACGTGCTCGGGATCGAGCGATCGGTGTACCCGCGGCCGTGGAGCGCGGCGCTGTTCTTCTCGGAGCTGGCGCAGCGGACATCGCGTCACTATCTGGTCGCGTACTCGGGGAAGACGCTGGTCGGATACGGCGGACTGATGTGTCACCTCGACGAGGGACACATCACGACGCTCGCC